A window of Cottoperca gobio chromosome 16, fCotGob3.1, whole genome shotgun sequence contains these coding sequences:
- the cmc1 gene encoding COX assembly mitochondrial protein homolog, with the protein MEAANAKEIPLRHVETDVLIPKMMREKAKEICVEKVEAFNHCCKESGFFMVFKCREQNAALKECLTLHYKDPAFYELCKQEYIQEKLEFLRTGVPSKNRKQKLPVSM; encoded by the exons ATGGAAGCAGCTAACGCAA AGGAGATCCCACTGAGGCATGTGGAGACAGATGTCCTGATCCCCAAAATGATGAGGGAGAAAGCCAAGGAGATCTGTGTTGAGAAAgttgaag CCTTCAACCACTGCTGTAAAGAGTCCGGTTTCTTCATGGTGTTCAAGTGTCGAGAGCAGAATGCAGCACTGAAGGAATGTCTGACGTTACA CTACAAGGACCCTGCGTTCTATGAACTGTGTAAGCAGGAGTACATCCAAGAGAAACTGGAGTTTCTGAGGACAGGGGTCCCATCAAAGAACAGGAAACAAAAACTCCCAGTTAGCATGTAA